A genomic region of Staphylococcus roterodami contains the following coding sequences:
- a CDS encoding thiolase family protein, which translates to MRQAVIVAAKRTAFGKYGGTLKHLEPEQLLKPLFQYYKKQYPEVITKIDDVILGNVVGNGGNIARKALLEAGLQESIPGVTIDRQCGSGLESIQYACRMIQAGAGKIYIAGGVESTSRAPWKIKRPQSVYETSLPEFYERASFAPELSDPSMIEGAENVAKAYGVTRELQDDFAFRSHQLTEENVQNKNISQEILPLTVKGKIVDTDESIKSHILRENYHRFKPIIKDGTVTAANSCMKNDGAVLLLIMEKDIANALGFKHGLLFKDSVTIGVDSTLPGIGPVPAISQLLKRNQLNIEDIDAIEINEAFSAQVVACQQALNIKNSQLNIWGGALATGHPYGASGAQLVTRLFYMYEKDTLIASMGIGGGLGNAALFVRF; encoded by the coding sequence ATGAGACAAGCAGTTATAGTTGCAGCCAAACGAACAGCATTTGGTAAGTATGGTGGGACTTTAAAACATTTAGAACCTGAGCAATTACTTAAGCCATTATTCCAATATTATAAAAAGCAATATCCAGAGGTAATAACTAAAATTGATGATGTCATTTTAGGAAATGTTGTAGGCAATGGTGGTAATATTGCTAGAAAGGCATTACTTGAAGCGGGTCTGCAAGAATCGATACCTGGTGTGACAATTGATCGTCAATGTGGCTCTGGTCTTGAAAGTATTCAATATGCATGTCGAATGATTCAAGCTGGTGCTGGTAAAATATATATTGCAGGTGGTGTAGAAAGCACGAGTAGAGCACCATGGAAAATTAAACGTCCACAATCTGTATACGAGACGTCGCTACCAGAATTTTATGAACGTGCATCTTTTGCACCAGAATTGAGCGACCCTTCGATGATTGAAGGCGCAGAAAATGTGGCAAAAGCTTATGGTGTAACCAGAGAATTACAAGATGACTTTGCATTTCGAAGTCATCAACTTACTGAGGAAAATGTGCAAAATAAAAATATTTCTCAGGAAATACTACCTTTGACAGTAAAAGGAAAAATAGTCGATACAGATGAAAGCATAAAATCACATATACTTAGAGAAAATTACCATAGATTTAAGCCAATTATAAAAGATGGAACAGTTACAGCTGCGAATAGTTGTATGAAAAACGATGGAGCAGTGTTATTACTTATAATGGAAAAAGATATTGCGAATGCATTGGGGTTCAAGCATGGATTATTATTTAAGGATAGTGTGACGATAGGTGTTGATTCTACATTACCTGGTATCGGTCCAGTTCCAGCAATTTCCCAATTATTAAAAAGAAATCAATTAAACATTGAAGATATTGATGCTATTGAAATAAACGAAGCATTTAGTGCACAAGTCGTTGCTTGCCAACAAGCATTAAATATTAAAAATAGTCAATTAAATATTTGGGGTGGTGCACTAGCGACAGGACATCCTTATGGCGCAAGTGGTGCGCAATTGGTGACACGTTTGTTTTATATGTATGAAAAAGATACGTTGATTGCTTCAATGGGAATTGGAGGAGGTTTAGGCAATGCAGCATTATTTGTCAGATTCTAG
- a CDS encoding protein VraC, with amino-acid sequence MQHYLSDSSQRLNVAFTKDSVTAYYQCFNQYFIKEVPPLMCASLWPKFEIFKQYANSELILTKTAIDQTEKIEVDTTYVATLEDIECQKIRNITRYKMALTLIKNDQHVIKITQTFIKVMNQNEI; translated from the coding sequence ATGCAGCATTATTTGTCAGATTCTAGCCAAAGATTAAACGTGGCATTTACTAAGGATAGTGTGACTGCATATTATCAATGTTTTAATCAATATTTTATAAAAGAAGTACCACCATTGATGTGCGCATCATTATGGCCTAAGTTTGAGATATTTAAACAATATGCAAATAGTGAACTGATTTTAACAAAAACAGCAATTGATCAAACGGAGAAAATAGAAGTTGATACGACTTATGTCGCAACTCTTGAAGATATAGAATGCCAGAAGATTCGCAATATTACTCGTTATAAAATGGCTTTAACTTTAATTAAAAATGATCAACATGTCATAAAGATTACACAAACTTTTATTAAGGTGATGAATCAAAATGAGATTTAA
- the vraX gene encoding C1q-binding complement inhibitor VraX — MIIYRQYHHEGAPVYEIITKTFQHVSIKCDDSFSDTEIFKLLSLLQDDIDHMKVS, encoded by the coding sequence ATGATTATTTATCGACAGTATCACCATGAAGGTGCACCAGTGTATGAAATTATAACCAAAACATTTCAGCATGTTTCTATTAAATGTGACGATTCATTTAGTGATACTGAAATTTTTAAATTGCTCTCTTTATTACAAGACGATATAGATCATATGAAAGTTAGTTAA
- the thiD gene encoding bifunctional hydroxymethylpyrimidine kinase/phosphomethylpyrimidine kinase encodes MALKKVLTIAGSDTSAGAGMQADLKTFQELDTYGMVALTAIVTMDKDTWSHDVTPLPMDVFEKQLETALSIGPDAIKTGMLGTEEIIKRAGEVYEASTAKYFVVDPVMVCKGEDEVLNPGNTDAMIKYLLPKATVVTPNLFEAGQLSGLGKLSSIEDMKKAAKIIFDKGAQHVIIKGGKALDQDKSYDLYFDGKTYYQLTTDMFQQSYNHGAGCTFAAATTAYLANGKTPKEAVISAKAFVASAIKNGWKMNDFVGPVDHGAYNRIEHIDVEVTEV; translated from the coding sequence ATGGCTTTAAAGAAAGTTTTAACAATCGCCGGTTCTGACACAAGTGCTGGCGCAGGTATGCAGGCAGATTTAAAAACATTTCAAGAATTAGATACGTATGGCATGGTCGCTTTAACTGCCATCGTTACTATGGATAAAGATACGTGGTCACATGATGTTACACCATTACCAATGGATGTATTTGAAAAGCAACTTGAAACGGCTTTATCAATTGGTCCTGATGCAATCAAAACGGGAATGCTTGGTACAGAAGAAATTATTAAACGTGCTGGAGAAGTATACGAAGCATCTACTGCTAAATACTTTGTAGTAGATCCTGTTATGGTTTGTAAAGGCGAGGATGAGGTTCTTAATCCTGGAAATACTGATGCGATGATTAAATACTTACTTCCTAAAGCAACAGTAGTTACACCAAACCTATTCGAGGCAGGTCAGTTATCAGGATTAGGTAAATTAAGTTCAATCGAAGACATGAAGAAAGCTGCGAAAATTATCTTTGATAAAGGTGCACAACATGTCATTATTAAGGGTGGCAAAGCATTAGATCAAGATAAATCGTATGACTTATATTTTGATGGCAAAACATATTATCAACTTACAACAGATATGTTCCAACAAAGTTATAATCATGGCGCTGGTTGTACATTTGCTGCAGCAACAACTGCATATTTAGCTAATGGTAAAACACCAAAAGAAGCTGTGATCAGCGCGAAAGCATTTGTCGCTTCGGCTATTAAAAATGGTTGGAAGATGAATGACTTTGTAGGACCTGTTGATCATGGTGCATACAATCGCATTGAACATATTGACGTTGAAGTAACAGAAGTTTAA
- a CDS encoding uracil-DNA glycosylase: protein MEWSQIFHDITTKHDFKAMHDFLEKEYSTSIVYPDRENIYQAFDLTPFENIKVVILGQDPYHGPNQAHGLAFSVQPNAKFPPSLRNMYKELADDIGCVRQTPHLQDWAREGVLLLNTVLTVRQGEANSHRDIGWETFTDEIIKAVSDYKEHVVFILWGKPAQQKIKLIDTSKHCIIKSVHPSPLSAYRGFFGSKPYSKANAYLESVGKSPINWCESEA from the coding sequence ATGGAATGGTCGCAAATTTTTCATGACATAACAACAAAGCATGATTTTAAAGCTATGCATGATTTTTTAGAAAAAGAATATTCGACATCAATTGTTTATCCTGATAGGGAAAACATCTATCAAGCATTTGATTTAACACCATTTGAAAATATCAAAGTTGTTATATTAGGACAAGACCCGTATCATGGTCCAAACCAAGCACATGGATTAGCATTTTCAGTGCAACCTAACGCAAAATTCCCACCATCTTTACGTAATATGTATAAAGAATTAGCAGATGATATTGGATGTGTTAGACAAACACCACATTTACAAGATTGGGCAAGAGAAGGTGTCTTGTTATTAAATACAGTTTTAACCGTAAGACAGGGGGAAGCAAATTCTCATCGTGATATTGGCTGGGAAACATTTACTGACGAAATTATTAAAGCTGTCTCTGATTATAAGGAACATGTAGTATTTATTTTATGGGGGAAACCTGCACAGCAAAAAATAAAGCTTATCGATACATCTAAACATTGTATTATAAAATCAGTGCATCCTAGTCCACTGTCTGCATATAGAGGATTCTTTGGATCAAAACCATACTCAAAAGCGAATGCGTATCTTGAATCAGTAGGCAAATCACCAATTAATTGGTGCGAAAGTGAGGCATAG
- a CDS encoding YwdI family protein translates to MVNKETLITKIEQELVQAEQAQNEHAFEKHMYAIHILTSLYAATSNTSYIGERPLNYRSANQNQVSQSQRTQPTHQVTAAEIEAMGGKVSTQQSQSKQYTQTTTQQQRLVTDDDIGNGESIFDF, encoded by the coding sequence ATTGTGAATAAAGAAACGTTAATTACAAAAATTGAGCAAGAACTAGTACAAGCTGAGCAGGCGCAAAATGAACATGCCTTCGAAAAACATATGTATGCCATACATATATTAACATCTTTGTATGCGGCAACATCAAATACATCATATATTGGTGAACGACCATTGAATTATCGTTCTGCCAACCAAAATCAAGTGTCGCAATCACAAAGAACACAACCAACGCATCAAGTAACTGCTGCTGAAATTGAAGCGATGGGTGGTAAGGTGAGTACACAACAATCCCAAAGTAAGCAGTATACACAAACTACTACTCAACAGCAAAGATTGGTGACAGATGATGACATTGGCAATGGTGAATCCATATTTGATTTTTAA
- a CDS encoding DUF423 domain-containing protein: MKLFIILGALNAMMAVGTGAFGAHGLQGKVSDHYLSVWEKATTYQMYHGLALLILGVISGTTSINVNWAGWLIFAGIIFFSGSLYILVLTQIKILGAITPIGGVLFIVGWIMLIIATFKFAG, from the coding sequence ATGAAATTATTTATTATTTTAGGTGCATTAAATGCTATGATGGCAGTTGGAACAGGTGCATTCGGTGCACATGGTTTACAAGGTAAAGTAAGTGACCACTATTTATCAGTATGGGAAAAAGCAACAACATACCAAATGTATCATGGGTTAGCATTATTGATTTTAGGTGTGATTAGTGGCACAACATCTATCAATGTTAATTGGGCAGGTTGGTTAATATTTGCCGGTATTATTTTCTTTAGTGGTTCATTATACATTTTAGTATTAACACAAATTAAAATATTAGGTGCAATTACACCGATTGGTGGTGTGCTATTCATCGTTGGATGGATCATGCTTATCATTGCGACATTTAAATTTGCTGGTTAA
- a CDS encoding APC family permease has protein sequence MEKKNKQIDRGDLKQNLSEKFVWAIAYGSCIGWGAFILPGDWIKQSGPIAASIGIIIGALLMILIAVSYGALVERFPVSGGAFAFSFLSFGRYVSFFSSWFLTFGYVCVVALNATAFSLLVKFLLPDVLNNGKLYTIAGWDVYITEIIIATVLLLVFMLVTIRGASVSGSLQYYFCVAMVIVVLLMFFGSFFGNNFALENLKPLAEPSKGWFVSIIVIVSVAPWAYVGFDNIPQTAEEFNFAPNKTFKLIVYSLLAASLTYVIMILYTGWLSTSHQSLNGQLWLTGAVTQTAFGYIGLGILAIAIMMGIFTGLNGFLMSSSRLLFSMGRSGIMPTMFSKLHSKYKTPYVAIIFLVGVSLIAPWLGRTALTWIVNMSSTGVSIAYFITCLSAAKLFSYNKQSNTYAPVYKTFAIIGSVVSFIFLALLLVPGSPAALTAPSYIALIGWLIIGLIFFIIRYPKLKNMDNDELSRLILNKSENEVDHMIEEPEKETTK, from the coding sequence ATGGAAAAAAAGAATAAGCAAATAGATAGAGGCGATTTAAAACAAAACCTATCTGAAAAATTTGTATGGGCTATTGCATATGGTTCATGTATCGGATGGGGCGCATTCATCTTACCAGGAGACTGGATTAAGCAATCAGGTCCGATTGCAGCATCAATTGGTATTATTATTGGTGCATTGTTAATGATATTAATTGCGGTAAGTTATGGCGCATTAGTAGAAAGATTTCCAGTATCAGGGGGCGCATTTGCCTTTAGTTTCTTAAGTTTTGGCAGATATGTGAGTTTCTTCTCATCATGGTTTTTAACTTTTGGTTATGTCTGTGTAGTTGCTTTAAATGCGACCGCATTCAGTTTATTAGTTAAATTCTTATTGCCAGACGTCTTAAATAACGGGAAATTATACACTATTGCAGGTTGGGACGTTTATATCACGGAAATCATTATTGCTACTGTGTTGTTACTTGTATTTATGCTTGTGACAATTCGTGGTGCGAGTGTATCTGGATCATTACAATATTACTTCTGTGTAGCAATGGTTATCGTTGTATTATTAATGTTCTTTGGTTCATTCTTCGGTAATAATTTTGCTCTTGAAAATTTAAAGCCTTTAGCTGAACCTAGCAAAGGATGGTTTGTATCTATAATTGTTATTGTATCAGTCGCTCCATGGGCGTATGTTGGATTTGATAATATACCTCAAACAGCGGAAGAGTTTAACTTTGCACCGAATAAGACATTTAAACTTATTGTGTATAGTTTACTGGCAGCATCATTAACGTATGTTATTATGATTCTTTATACAGGTTGGTTATCAACAAGTCACCAAAGTTTAAATGGACAATTATGGTTAACGGGTGCAGTTACACAAACAGCATTTGGTTATATTGGTTTAGGTATACTAGCCATTGCAATAATGATGGGTATCTTTACAGGTTTAAATGGTTTCTTAATGAGTTCAAGTCGTTTGCTATTTTCAATGGGGCGTTCAGGTATTATGCCAACAATGTTTAGTAAATTACATAGTAAATACAAAACGCCTTATGTTGCAATCATTTTCTTAGTAGGGGTGTCATTAATTGCACCTTGGTTAGGAAGAACGGCATTGACATGGATAGTTAATATGTCTTCTACAGGCGTATCAATTGCTTACTTTATTACATGTTTGTCTGCGGCTAAATTATTTAGTTATAACAAACAAAGTAATACGTATGCTCCTGTATATAAAACATTTGCTATTATTGGCTCAGTCGTATCATTTATTTTCTTAGCATTGTTATTAGTGCCAGGATCACCAGCTGCATTGACGGCACCATCTTATATTGCTTTGATTGGATGGTTAATCATTGGATTGATATTCTTTATAATTCGATATCCTAAGTTGAAAAATATGGATAATGATGAATTGAGCCGTTTAATTTTAAATAAAAGTGAAAATGAAGTTGATCATATGATTGAAGAACCTGAAAAAGAAACAACTAAATAA
- a CDS encoding threonine/serine exporter family protein translates to MFWILNFIFSFLASTFFCVIFDAPRKLYLSCGFVGTCGWMVYILFFNGLNVHTIYSSFFGSLALGLLSHYMARKQKEPAIIFMVTGIIPLVPGGLAYDATKNLVLLNFSTAINTMLEVTLIAGAIALGLLFADQISKLIVSGFVKSFKRL, encoded by the coding sequence ATGTTTTGGATATTAAACTTTATCTTTAGCTTTTTAGCATCAACGTTTTTCTGTGTCATATTCGATGCACCTAGAAAATTATATTTATCTTGTGGCTTCGTTGGTACGTGTGGATGGATGGTTTATATACTGTTTTTCAATGGTTTAAATGTACACACAATATATTCTAGTTTCTTTGGCAGTTTAGCATTAGGCTTGTTAAGTCATTATATGGCTCGCAAACAAAAAGAACCTGCCATCATTTTTATGGTAACTGGTATCATTCCATTAGTACCTGGTGGTTTAGCATACGATGCTACAAAAAATTTAGTCTTATTAAATTTCAGCACAGCAATTAATACAATGTTAGAAGTAACGCTTATTGCAGGCGCCATTGCACTAGGCTTATTATTTGCAGACCAAATTTCTAAATTAATTGTTTCAGGCTTTGTAAAATCTTTTAAACGGTTATAG
- a CDS encoding threonine/serine exporter ThrE family protein, with amino-acid sequence MDINSEEYKQEVLIKDVVMLVARILLESGAEGTRVEDTMTRIAKKLGYSESNSFVTNTVIQFTLHSESFPRIFRITSRDTNLIKISQANKISRQITNNEITLEEAKSQLEKIYVAKRDSSLPFKGFAAAMIAMSFLYLQGGRLIDVLTAILAGSLGYLVTEILDRKLHAQFIPEFIGSLVIGIIAVIGHTLIPTGDLATIIIAAVMPIVPGVLITNAIQDLFGGHMLMFTTKSLEALVTAFGIGAGVGSVLILV; translated from the coding sequence ATGGATATAAATTCAGAAGAATATAAACAAGAAGTACTAATTAAAGATGTTGTAATGCTAGTTGCCCGCATATTATTAGAATCTGGTGCAGAAGGTACGCGTGTAGAAGATACAATGACACGTATTGCAAAAAAACTTGGCTACAGTGAAAGTAACAGCTTTGTTACAAATACTGTCATTCAGTTTACATTACATTCGGAATCGTTTCCTAGAATATTTAGAATTACCTCTCGGGATACTAACTTAATTAAAATATCGCAGGCGAATAAAATTTCGCGTCAAATTACAAATAATGAAATTACATTAGAAGAAGCAAAATCACAGCTCGAAAAAATATATGTAGCTAAGCGAGACAGCAGTCTTCCTTTTAAAGGTTTTGCTGCAGCAATGATTGCAATGAGTTTCTTATATTTACAAGGTGGTAGATTGATTGATGTCTTAACGGCAATACTAGCGGGTAGTCTAGGATACTTAGTTACTGAAATTCTAGATCGTAAGTTACATGCACAGTTTATCCCTGAATTTATAGGCTCCTTAGTCATCGGGATTATCGCTGTTATTGGACATACACTTATTCCAACAGGTGACTTAGCAACTATTATCATTGCCGCAGTCATGCCCATTGTCCCTGGTGTATTAATAACAAATGCAATACAAGATTTATTTGGTGGACACATGTTGATGTTCACAACGAAATCATTAGAAGCATTGGTTACTGCGTTTGGCATCGGTGCTGGCGTTGGTAGCGTATTAATTTTAGTATAG
- a CDS encoding heme-dependent peroxidase gives MSQAAETLDGWYSLHLFYAVDWASLRLVPKDEHDALVAELQSFLESTATVRSSNAGDQAIYNITGQKADLLLWFLRPEMKTLNHIENEFNKLRIADFLIPTYSYVSVIELSNYLAGKSDEDPYENPHVKARLYPELPHSDYICFYPMNKRRNETYNWYMLTMEERQKLMYDHGMIGRKYAGKIKQFITGSVGFDDFEWGVTLFSDDVLQFKKIVYEMRFDETTARYGDFGSFFVGHILNTDEFNQFFAIS, from the coding sequence ATGAGTCAAGCAGCCGAAACTTTAGATGGTTGGTATAGTCTACACTTATTTTATGCAGTTGATTGGGCATCATTGCGCCTAGTTCCAAAGGATGAACATGATGCACTTGTCGCTGAATTACAGTCATTTTTAGAAAGTACAGCAACTGTAAGATCATCAAATGCAGGTGATCAAGCAATTTACAATATAACTGGACAAAAAGCAGATTTATTATTATGGTTCCTACGTCCAGAAATGAAGACCTTAAACCATATTGAAAATGAATTTAATAAATTACGTATTGCCGACTTCTTAATCCCAACTTATTCATATGTATCTGTAATTGAATTAAGTAATTATTTAGCTGGTAAATCAGATGAAGATCCATATGAGAATCCACATGTAAAAGCTAGACTTTATCCTGAATTACCACATTCTGATTATATTTGTTTCTACCCAATGAATAAGCGACGTAATGAAACTTATAACTGGTATATGTTAACTATGGAAGAACGCCAAAAATTAATGTATGACCATGGTATGATTGGCCGAAAATATGCTGGTAAAATCAAACAGTTCATCACAGGTTCTGTTGGTTTCGATGATTTCGAATGGGGCGTAACATTGTTCTCCGATGATGTATTACAATTCAAAAAAATTGTTTATGAAATGCGTTTTGATGAAACAACAGCACGTTATGGTGATTTTGGAAGTTTCTTCGTAGGTCATATTTTAAATACAGACGAATTTAATCAATTTTTTGCGATTTCATAA
- the pta gene encoding phosphate acetyltransferase gives MADLLNVLKDKLSGKNVKIVLPEGEDERVLTAATQLQQTDYVTPIVLGDVEKVQSLAQKLNLDITNIELINPATSELKAELVQSFVERRKGKATEEQAQELLNNVNYFGTMLVYAGKADGLVSGAAHSTGDTVRPALQIIKTKPGVSRTSGIFFMIKGDEQYIFGDCAINPVLDSQGLAEIAVESAKSALSFGMDPKVAMLSFSTKGSAKSDDVTKVQEAVKLAQQKAEEEKLDAIIDGEFQFDAAIVPGVAEKKAPGAKLQGDANVFVFPSLEAGNIGYKIAQRLGGYDAVGPVLQGLNSPVNDLSRGCSIEDIYNLSIITAAQTLQ, from the coding sequence ATGGCTGATTTATTAAATGTATTAAAAGACAAACTTTCTGGTAAAAACGTTAAAATCGTATTGCCTGAAGGAGAGGACGAACGTGTTCTAACTGCAGCAACACAATTACAACAAACGGATTATGTAACACCAATCGTATTGGGTGATGTAGAAAAAGTTCAATCACTAGCGCAAAAATTAAACCTTGATATTACTAATATTGAATTAATCAACCCTGCAACAAGTGAATTGAAAGCAGAATTAGTTCAATCATTTGTTGAACGTCGTAAAGGTAAAGCTACTGAAGAACAAGCACAAGAATTATTAAACAATGTGAACTACTTCGGAACGATGTTAGTATACGCTGGTAAAGCTGATGGATTAGTAAGTGGTGCTGCACATTCAACAGGTGATACTGTACGCCCAGCATTACAAATTATTAAAACTAAGCCAGGAGTATCAAGAACTTCAGGTATTTTCTTCATGATTAAAGGTGACGAGCAATACATTTTTGGTGATTGTGCAATTAACCCTGTACTTGATTCACAAGGTCTTGCAGAAATTGCAGTAGAAAGTGCTAAATCAGCATTAAGCTTTGGTATGGATCCAAAAGTTGCAATGTTAAGCTTTTCAACAAAAGGTTCTGCTAAATCAGACGATGTAACTAAAGTTCAAGAAGCTGTAAAATTAGCACAACAAAAAGCTGAAGAAGAAAAATTAGATGCCATTATTGATGGTGAATTCCAATTTGATGCTGCGATCGTACCAGGTGTTGCAGAGAAAAAAGCGCCAGGTGCTAAATTGCAAGGAGATGCAAATGTCTTTGTATTCCCAAGTTTAGAAGCGGGTAATATTGGATATAAAATTGCACAACGTTTAGGTGGATACGATGCAGTTGGTCCAGTATTACAAGGTTTAAATTCTCCAGTAAATGACTTATCTCGTGGCTGTTCAATTGAAGATATATACAATTTATCAATTATCACAGCAGCACAAACATTACAATAA
- a CDS encoding lipoate--protein ligase family protein translates to MDLASKYFNGVNWRYIDHSSGLEPMQSFAFDDTFSESVGKDLSDNVVRTWVHQHTVILGIHDSRLPFLKDGIEYLTNEIGYNAIVRNSGGLGVVLDQGVLNISLIFKGQTETTIDEAFTVMYLLISKMFEDENVDIDTMEIEHSYCPGKFDLSIDGKKFAGISQRRVRGGIAVQIYLCVEGSGSERALMMQKFYTHALKGEVTKFKYPEIEPSCMASLETLLNKTITVQDVMFSLLYAIKDLGGVLNMTPVTNEEWQRFDKYFDKMIDRNKKMTDNMQ, encoded by the coding sequence ATGGATTTAGCGAGTAAATATTTTAATGGTGTCAACTGGCGATATATAGACCATTCATCAGGATTAGAACCGATGCAATCTTTCGCTTTCGATGATACGTTTTCTGAAAGTGTAGGCAAAGATTTGTCGGATAATGTTGTTCGTACTTGGGTGCATCAACATACAGTTATATTAGGGATTCATGATTCAAGATTACCTTTTTTGAAAGATGGCATTGAGTATTTAACAAATGAGATTGGATATAATGCCATCGTTAGAAATTCAGGTGGTTTAGGTGTTGTGCTCGATCAAGGTGTATTAAATATTTCACTGATATTTAAAGGGCAGACAGAAACAACTATAGATGAAGCATTCACTGTGATGTATTTATTAATTAGTAAGATGTTTGAAGATGAGAACGTTGATATTGATACAATGGAAATTGAACATTCATATTGCCCAGGAAAATTCGACTTAAGTATTGATGGCAAGAAATTTGCAGGCATATCACAACGAAGAGTTAGAGGTGGCATTGCCGTACAAATTTATCTATGTGTTGAAGGATCCGGTTCAGAACGTGCATTAATGATGCAAAAATTTTATACACATGCTTTAAAAGGTGAAGTTACAAAATTTAAGTATCCTGAAATTGAACCATCATGCATGGCATCTTTGGAAACATTACTAAATAAAACAATCACAGTTCAAGATGTTATGTTTTCATTGCTTTATGCAATTAAAGACCTTGGTGGTGTCTTGAACATGACACCTGTAACGAATGAAGAATGGCAAAGATTTGATAAATATTTCGATAAAATGATTGATAGAAATAAAAAAATGACAGACAATATGCAGTAG
- the mvk gene encoding mevalonate kinase translates to MTRKGYGESTGKIILIGEHAVTFGEPAIAVPFNAGKIKVLIEALESGNYSSIKSDVYDGMLYDAPEHLKSLVNRFVELNNITEPLAVTIQTNLPPSRGLGSSAAVAVAFVRASYDYLGKSLTKEELIEKANWAEQIAHGKPSGIDTQTIVSGKPVWFQKGHAETLKTLSLDGYMVVIDTGVKGSTRQAVEDVHKLCENPQYMTHVKHIGNLVLRASDVIEHHNFEALADIFNECHADLKALTVSHDKIEQLMKIGKENGAIAGKLTGAGRGGSMLLLAKDLPTAKNIVKAVEKAGAAHTWIENLGG, encoded by the coding sequence ATGACAAGAAAAGGATATGGGGAATCGACAGGAAAGATTATTTTAATAGGGGAACATGCTGTTACGTTTGGAGAGCCAGCGATTGCAGTACCGTTTAACGCAGGTAAAATTAAAGTTTTAATAGAAGCGTTAGAAAGTGGGAACTATTCATCTATTAAAAGTGATGTCTATGATGGCATGTTATATGATGCGCCTGAACATCTTAAGTCTTTGGTGAACCGTTTTGTAGAATTAAATAATATTACAGAGCCGCTAGCAGTTACGATTCAAACGAATTTACCACCATCACGTGGATTAGGATCAAGTGCAGCTGTTGCGGTAGCTTTTGTTCGTGCAAGTTATGATTATTTAGGGAAATCCTTAACGAAGGAAGAACTTATTGAAAAGGCAAATTGGGCAGAACAAATTGCACATGGTAAACCGAGTGGCATCGACACACAAACGATTGTTTCTGGAAAACCTGTTTGGTTCCAAAAAGGTCATGCTGAAACATTGAAAACATTAAGTTTAGATGGTTATATGGTTGTGATTGATACTGGTGTGAAAGGTTCGACCAGACAAGCAGTCGAGGATGTTCATAAACTTTGTGAGAATCCTCAGTACATGACACATGTAAAACATATCGGTAATTTAGTTTTACGTGCGAGTGATGTGATTGAACATCATAACTTTGAAGCCTTAGCGGATATCTTTAATGAATGTCATGCGGATTTAAAAGCATTGACAGTTAGTCATGATAAAATAGAACAATTAATGAAAATTGGTAAGGAAAATGGCGCCATTGCAGGTAAACTTACAGGTGCTGGTCGAGGTGGAAGTATGTTATTGCTTGCTAAAGACTTACCAACAGCGAAAAATATTGTGAAAGCTGTAGAAAAAGCTGGTGCAGCACATACATGGATTGAGAATTTAGGAGGTTAA